The Rhineura floridana isolate rRhiFlo1 chromosome 10, rRhiFlo1.hap2, whole genome shotgun sequence genome includes a region encoding these proteins:
- the LOC133364873 gene encoding uncharacterized protein LOC133364873, with translation MQSYTHLSEAVDLLNRCLASTMDWMRVNKLKLNPDKTEMLLVDGFSDRMVDIYPVLDGVTLPLKDQVRSLGVFLDSSLSLEAQVASVVRNAFYQLRLVAQLHPYLSKEDLTSVVHALVTSCLDYCNALYVGLPLKTVRKLQLVQNAAARLLTRTKRSEHITPVLASLHWLPICFWARFKVLVLTYKALYGADHDTLRNASSDMNRPVHYVLLRRPSSGFQLTGRPGG, from the coding sequence gtgaggctgtcgatttgctgaaccgttgcctggcctcgacaatggactggatgagagttaacaaactgaagctcaatccagacaagactgagatgctgttggtggacgggttctctgatcggatggtggatatataccctgtcctggacggggttacactccccctaaaggaccaggttcgtagtctgggagtctttttagactcttccctctcacttgaggctcaagtagcctcggtggttaggaatgcgttttaccaacttcggttggtagcccagctacatccctatttgagtaaagaggaccttacatcagtggtacatgctctggtaacctcatgtttggattactgtaatgcgctttacgtagggctacctttgaagacagttcggaagctacaactagtgcaaaatgcggcggccagattgctgacaaggaccaagcggtccgagcatataacacctgttctggccagcttgcactggttgccaatatgtttctgggctagattcaaagtgttggtattaacctataaagccttatacggtgcggaccacgataccttgcggaacgcctcttccgatatgaaccggcccgtgcactacgttctgctacgaaggccctcctccgggttccaactcacagggaggcccggagggtga